A window of Fusarium verticillioides 7600 chromosome 7, whole genome shotgun sequence genomic DNA:
AATAAGGCGGTGATGCTTGGCTGAGAGCTGCCCCATTTCCCTTAACATCACCACACCTGCTCACCAGGAGTTCGCCATTTCAACTTCAGACAGTTGACTTTCTTCCACGTTCAAAGCCTTCGAGACACTAGACGACGTGACCAAGCGCTCTTGACGAGGCCAGCAAAAGGTATTCGCGCTTGtccacaacaccatcgtGGTCAATGTGGTATCTGGATTGCAGTTGAAGGCACCTTAGCTTCAGACTTTTAGGATTGATGCGCCGATTGAGAAGTTGCGGGTTGTTCAACGGTCTGGCAGGTTGTTAGTGACCTCAGCATTTCCTCATTTGTTCTAGATCCATTATGGTGGTCGTGTGCTCACTGGATGAAGCTTGGTTGCATGAAGCCTAATGGAGTGCTCAGTCATCTACCACGAGCTCATCTTCACGAGCAAGGAGTACATGCACTGCACCATGAGCATGAATTGACTTTCTATTCCCTGGAATTCTGAGTCGTTCCTTGAGAGACGTCCTGACAGTGAACTGACTCTTCGTTCGGTTTGGCCAGCCACAAAGCGGGCTGGCGCATCGGAAAATGCCAAATCATGACTATGATATTCATTGTCGCAAATCCTTCTCAAGATTCGCTATCAAAGGATTATCGCCGGCTGACTCACACGGAGTGATCAAGACGAACCAAAACACCAGCTTCCTCATTCGGAATCATACAAACCCCTCTCCCAATCGCCTCAtccctcaacatctccaaaatAAACGTATAAAaacaaagccaagacctTGCCAACAACTCATCCATAAAACCCAATCCCATATTAGTAGAAAACACAGACACAATGTCATCCATAACAATCCGCCCCGCCACAATCGACGACAGCGACTCAATCGCAAACATCCACTACGAAGCACTACAATTCTACCACGATTTCTACgccgccttcttccagctccaTCCCCGCGATCTAATCCCCCTTGCCACAAGAAACGCCCTGCAGAATCCGGGGCAGCAGCACTTCTTGGTCGCTGAGCAGGCGGGGGAAATAGTCGGGTTTGTGCGCTACAAAGAAGTATTCAAAGACATAAAGCCGAATTCGAACGCAAAACCCCCCGCGTCAGTATGGACGGTTAAAAAACACATGGAGGAACTGTGGGAATGGTTTAATAAGAGGAGTGAAGACATTGATGCATCTAAAGAAAAAGCCGTTGATGGGAAAGATCATTTTGGTaagtcttttcttctttatgTGTAACTTATCAAAGTGGCTTGCGTCTAATGCGGCGTAGAAGTGATGCATCTCATGGTCCACCCAGACCATCAACGGAAAGGCATCGGCGGTCAACTCCTCCAATCCGTTACCGAGAAAGCCGACGCCGCTAATGCCCCAACGCTGATCGTATCCTCCGTCGAGGGCCACGGCCTCTACAAAAAACACGGCTTCAAGTCGCTGGGCACATGGACGGTCGACAACGAGGAATGGGCGCATAAGATCACGGAGCACGAAAGGGCGATCGGATATACAGACGGAGTTATCGACATCGAGGACAAGTATAGAGGGATACGCGAGGTCGAAGATAGCATGATCCGGCAGCCCAGCATCCGTGTTGCATGATTCGCCAATCTGTGCAGTCTTTACGGGTATTGTGGGTATCGTAGCGCACCGTTCTCTAGTTCGTATTCGTTTTCTGTTccagaaagaaaaaaaaataagaGAAAATTCGGGAATTGGGTGTGTCCCCGCTCCAATCACGATAAGATCAAGATGTGCAAATCCAGGTACAACGGCCTAGCGagccccccctcccccttcACTTACAGAGGCGTGGGACCCCTGTGGGTATCCGTACTACGCCATTCATTGAAATTAACCCTTGGAATTGGGTCCTTTTGCGGCATCCAACACCCCCCCGGCTCCGAAAGGAAAGACACCGCTGGCGGCAAGATTTCAGCGGAGCTCAATCTTAATAATGATGTGAAAATCGCATGATCTCAGTTCCCGTTTGTTCTTATCAATCTTTCTCTCTCCTGCATCTTCACTCTCTGTGTCTCTTTTTGCAATTCTCTCCTGGTGTAGCTGTAAATTCACGTTCGCCAATTCGCTTCACCATGGACGCTATactcgagctcctcgaccCGTATGTCTTCGATTACGGATACGCATACCTTTTCCCCCAACAGCAGCtccaatcatcaccaaaggCATACGGAAACTCAACAAACTACGCCTCGTCTTCCACgaactttgacgatgaataCTCGCTCAACTTTGGCTCGTCACTACCGCGCGACGACATCTACCGCCAGAGCGCTTCTATTCTCTTGATCGCTGGCTTCGGCGCCGCCTTCATCTACGTTATTTCCGCCGCCCTTTCATACTACTTCGTTTTTGATCGCCGTCTCGAACATCACCCTCGattcctcaagaaccagatCAAGCTCGAGATCCAGTCTAGTTTCTTCGCCATTCCCATTATCGACCTTCTTACACTCCCCTTCTTCCTTGGAGAAGTCCGCGGTCACAGTCTGCTGTACACGCGAATTGACGAGTATGGCTGGTGGTGGCTGGCCGTGTCTACCGCCTTCTACATGGTCTTTAATGATATTGGCATTTACTGGATTCATCGCCTTGAGCACCATCCCAGTGTCTACAAGTATGTTCACAAGCCTCACCACAAGTGGATCAGTAAGTCAAACCCTGTCTTGCATCAAACGCCGCGCTAATAAGAGCTTCAGTTCCTACCCCCTGGGCTGCCATTGCTTTCCACCCTGTCGACGGATACCTCCAATCCCTCCCTTACCAGTAAGTAACAGCTTTTGCGCCGCAATTGACCCCGTACTAACAGCAACAGTGTCTTTGTCTACATCTGCCCCATGCAGAAGCACCTCTACATGTTCCTCTTCGTCTGCGTTCAGGTCTGGACCATCCTTATCCACGACGGCGACATGATTACCGGCCATTGGCTCGAaaagttcatcaacagccCTGCCCACCACACTCTCCACCACATGTTCTTCACCTGCAACTACGGCCAATACTTCACATGGGCCGACAACTACTGGGACTCTCACCGTGCTCCCATGCCCGAGCTGGACCCTATTCACGAGGCCCTCCGAGTCATGCGCGAGAAGGGCTTGGtggacaaggatggaaacCCCctcaagaagtccaaggaTGAGTAAATGCAGACATGACATTTATGAATACTTCACCAAACGGGTCGTGTCCAACTAGAGCAGACCGACCATTCCGGTGCCGGCACCATCACATCACGACTGGAGTACCCTTGGCCTCACAGCATCGCCGTCTGTGCAGAGATTCCGGGGCTCTTACGAAAAGTTTTCGATCATTCAAATAGACAGTTTTAATCACATAGCGTTGCATAGGGATTTTTCGACAGGAAATGTATTGAGTAGAGGATAATAGCAATAAGTATAATACCAAAACATTCTGATAACCGTGCAAATATCCCAAAACCTGTCCCTCATCCCTCACGTCTAACTTCCCCCACTACGACTGCCAGCCCACCTTTTGTCTCACCGATTTATATTGTTCGCCTCCTGAGCCTAGACTTGAGCCTGGCCCTGGGTGACGGGGTGCGAGTCTAGACCCAGCCTGAGCCGTCTCTTGCAAGCCTTCCACATCTCAATGAGGGCGATATATACAACAACACAGCCAGCGACGACACCCCACTCCCATGAAAGACCCTTGTGCTTGAACACCTCAGTGTTGAGGTAGGGAATATACACGATAGGGAAGATCATGACAAAACCGGCAACAACGGACCAGAAGAGGAACTTGTTGTGGTAGATGGTCTTGAATACAGAGAATGGGCCAGTGGCGCGCTCGtccatgttgaagagacTGCGGTGAAAGTGCTTCACCTCCCAAGCTGTGACAAGCAACAGGAAAGCCAAGGTGGAGAAGGTCGTGGCACGAGCGCGATAAACAAGATCACACTCATCGTGTCCACTCTCATTGCAGCCTTCTGCCATGAGGTAGTAACCCTGGCCAGATGAAGCATAGTTGACAAGCATGAAAGCACACAGACAGAGTGAACCTGAGGCGAGTCCATAGAAAAGCTGATCGCGAACGAGGTCAAGGGTAAATACTCCACTGCGCAAGCTGCGGGGAGGCCGCCGGAGGATATCAGGAGAGGCTTCctcgagaccaagacccagAGCTAAAGGCGATGAGGTAACCAAGTTGGCCCAAAGAATTTCCAAGGGGGACAAGGGGAAGACGGCGTTACCATTCACATCCTTGAAGGCAAGACCAATAAGAAGGAGAATGACTTGAGCCAAATTGGAtgtcagaagatgaagaaggaactGTACCAATCAGCAATCGTGTCAACAAGCAATAAGAGCAACAACATACCTTCTGAATATTGTCAGCAAGTCGTCGACCTTCCTGGATACCAGTGACGATCGAGGCAAAGTTGTCATCAGTGAGAACCATGTCAGCCGCCTCTTTGGCGACGTCGCTACCACGGTCTCCCATGGCAATACCGACATCAGCTTGTTTAAGAGCAGGCGAGTCGTTGACACCGTCaccagtcatgatgcagAATGCCTTTCGGCGATGGAGGGCTTCGATCATGCGAACCTTGGTCAGAGGGCTACAGCGAGCGAGAACCACAGGAAGTTCGTCCAAGCAgtcaatctcagcatcgcTGAGGGCACCAAAGTCGGCAGCTGCCATGACGGTGTTGGACTTGAGGGGGGTGTTCATGTTAAGAATACCGACTTCGTAAGCAATGGCTGTGGCGGTCTTGATGTGGTCGCCAGTAACCATGTGAACAGTAACACCGGCGGCGCGGCATTGTTCAACAGCGCCAGCAGTCTCAGGGCGAGGAGGGTCGTAGAGACCAGCCAGACCGACAAACTGAAGCtcactctcaaccttggcacGATCATGACAATCTTGAGCGTCGCCATTCATAGGCTTTGTTGCGATACAGAGCACTCGCAAACCTTGGCCGGCGAGTTCTTCAGCTTTAGCAAGGATTTCCTTCTTAAACTCTTCAGTCTCAGtaagcttggtgagaaggaCCTCAACAGCGCCCTTGGTATAGACGTGTCGAGTCTGTTCAATCTCATTACCGTAAACAACGCTCATGAGCTTGCAGGAGGAATCGAAAGGATGTTCGGCAACCAGGGTGTCACCCCCGGAAACGCTACGGCCGAATCTCATAGCGAAGACCTTGAGAGCAATCTCAGTAGGCTCGCCAATGGCTTTCCACTCAGCATCTTCGgaagtgatgatgctgctaGAGTCCGTCTCGGGCTCTTTCTTGCCGTCGCTGACTGTGGCGTTGTTGCAAAGAGTAAGGACCTTGAGGAAAGTGTTCAAGCAGCTTCCGGCCAAGTCAGCAGACCACTTGACAGTTCCACTGTAAGGGTCGTAGGGGTTGGCGGTGCCCTCAACAGTTCCGGCGAGATCTCCACGGAGCCAAACCTTTCGGGTAATCATTCGTCCTTGAGTTAGGGTACCAGTCTTGTCCGAGCAGATGTTGGTAACACCGCCAACGGCCTCAAGAGAAGGCATCTGACGAACAATGACATTGCCCCGAACCATTGCCTTGGTGGCAACGGCCATTGTAACTGTCAAAACTGCGAGGAGAGACTCGGGGATAACAGCCACGCCGACGCAGATACCGTACAGAAGGACTTCATCGGTGATTTTCCACAGACTGGCGgaaaagacgatgatgaccagGACAATggcgaaggcgaagagcAACAGGGCGAACTTGCTGAGGGTGACCTGTAGAGGGGTTccctcgaggccaagaatTCTGCGACAGAACTGGTAGAACTTCCAAACTGCGCGACCGACGGGGGTCCTTTCGGTGTCGTCGTTCTTAGTCTTGCGCAGGAGTTCGGCGATCTGGCCGACCTCTGTTTCCATACCAGTAGCAATAACAATACCGGTGGCTCGACCTCTAGTGACAGAGCTTCCGGAATAGGCCAGGTTCACACGATCACCCATGGGCATATCGGGATCGGTGAAGACGACATCAGGCTTCTTGCTGATGGCGATAGATTCACCAGTGAGAAGTGCCTCATCGGTAGAAACGTTGATACCTTGAATCAGGCGCAGATCGGCAGGAACAACATCGCCAGTTGCGAGAGAGACGATGTCTCCCTTGACGAGGGTTTCGGCCTTGACAGTTTCACTGTGACCATCTCGGATGACCTTGCATTTAGGGGTGGACAGTGCATAGAGCGACTGGATGGTCTGCTCAGCGCGGTAGTCCTGGATCAATCTAGCGGATATAACGTTAGCATGGAGCGGAGATTAATGAGTACGGCTAGATGTAATTCGGACTGTCAGCTTCAGGGTATGGCACAGGATTCGGCCTCAGTGCTTGGGGCTTCTGGCCTTACGCATGGCAAAATCACAGGCTTCACCGTATGGCAGCAGGAACAAGGAAcagagacgagaagaaggtgtGTGTAGCAAAGTGAGTGCAGCAACGATGTGGGGAgttgcagcagcagcaagcgACAAGACTTGACCAGCAGATTTGGCTGGGCGAGTGAGTGACGCAGCAAAGACATACCCGACAACGATGTTGAGGACAATGACGGCGGCGACGACACCACCCTCAATATAGTCCGAGATAGCAAAGGACAGAGCGGTcacggcgatgaggacgacagTCAGGGCATTGGCAATCTGCTGTATGAAGATCTCGTACAGGGAGATGCCCTTGGCGCCTTTGATAGAATTAGGGCCGTCCCGCGCAAGGCGGGCAGCAGCCTCTTCGCTACTCAAACCATCGTCGACGTCGGACTTGAGGTCTCTGGCGACGCGATGAGCGGAGAGCGTATGGGGAAGAATCGGCTTCTCTATCGCTAGTAGGTCTGGGGGTTCCGCTATAGGGGGTTGGTCGTCCTGACCGGTTGCGACGGTCGACGAGTCCGACGTGGAAGTGGCGTGAAGGGCACCATTCGCGGATTTGGATTCGGTTTCTCCCATCGAATGGGTGTTGGTATAAGCGAAAGCTGGAGGGGAGCTGAGCTAAGATATATATGTTTTTGGGCCGGCCGCAGAGGGAAGAGGCGGGAGGTTTTCTGAGTAAACTTGAAAAGAGAGTTGAAGTGATATTTAGGGAAGAGATCGCGTGAAGCACGATACCTGGgtagagaagaaaggaaaagtcGTGGAAAGAAGTTGAGAGGGTGGCAGCTTTTATCTACAATCCAAGGTAGGAGGGAACCAGGATGGACCGGACAGATGCCGGCAACAAAGAGGTTAGAAGCGAGCGAGGCTCTGTAGGAGGTAGGAGGTTCGTCTAAGTGGGAGACGGGTACCTATCCCAAACCTCAGTCCCTAAAGACTCAGATCAGATCTAATCCAGTCCAAtagaggaaaggaaagaaagtGAATAACACGGGAGTGTGAGCTTCCCACTTACACACTCACGCACCCATGCATGTGCTGTGCTGCCCCGCAGTCTAGTACACACTGTGCTCCGTCGGCACATCCAATGGTACTACCAGGTACTAAGACCCATTGTCAGAGCATTAGAGAGGCGATAGTATCGTTTCCAGCCATTGAGTTGACAGTTTTCAACAAGACTACCTCAGATTTAGTTGTAATGAGACCAAACCCTTCACCATTCATTCACTGCAATGCCAATTGAAGCATCGTCCAACAAGCTTCATCCATCTTATCCAAGAGGATCGTCGAGATTAGGTTTGGTGGAACCAGAACGGGCCTCTTTGGCgccatcaaagccaaagacttGCTCGAGACACGTTATTCTCCCACACCAACAAAGGCAGACAATGTACTCCCAAGTACTCCTCTTGGCGTGCAGTATCGCGTGGGATACAGGCGAATCAAAGCTTATCCTGCCAAGGTCACGAGGGGTTGCAAGGATCCAATATCTACGCCCGTCGGTCGGATCAGCAATTGCTGTGCTTGGACAattgtttctcttttctttttgtttgaATCTTCATCTGCGAGTATCCGACGGTCTAATGCTCATCAAAGTTGTGCGACTTATTAATGCCGGCGTTTGAAGGAGAGGACAAGAGTTGGAAACGCCATCTTAAACTTCACATCCGTTGGGCAAATCCTTGGACAACAGAAACACAATACGACACAAGCTACAGTACAGTCCCAATGGCAACATAAACATCATCTGCCTGGATCAATATCCATTACTGTGCCGGAATCACCCACAATCACTGTCCATTAGCGTCTGTCGTCAGCAGGCGATAACTTATCCGCCTCGACATCAAGTTAACAATATCCACATGATGAGGTTAGCCGATGTACCAATCAGTCATTGAGCGACCAATCACACTTCACCTTTTATCCTCGCCTCGTCTCATTGTCACCACTTTCTTCTCTAAATGAGAGAATGCTTGTTTGAACTTGGCatggcttgggcttggcaTACGACGACATTTGACCAATACTGCgttgcttttgcttcgcCTCGGCCAAGACAATTCTCTTCTTAATCACCTGCTACGACGAGCCAAGTTTGGCTTTGCTTGGCgatgattgtgatgaatGTCACTACGCTTGCTGGCTTCTTTTTACGGAAACCTGCTTGTTTTGTCCTCCAATGACCACATTGAGCCTTCATTCACCCTACCACCCGTTTACGGCCAAGGCCATCTGGGGAACGGCCTGGTTTTGGCGGCTCTTGCTCCAGAATTACGCTAAGATTTAAGCTTAACAATTGGGTTGCAAGCCTGGCCAGGGATCTCCTCTCAAAACCGCCAGAAACGACCCCAACCCTCTTGACTTTTGGACTAGGAAACATGACGGTGCTGCTCTGCGGTGGTTCAGAGGTTCCAGGTTCTGCCACAGGCTCTGACTTCATCGACTATGCTCAACCGTCATTGCGCGAATCAGGTATCCTGAACAACAAGGGCACTACACAGCCACGTAACCTTGCTGCTAGTGGATACGGGTCTTTTTGATCTACAGCCAAGGAATCATTTCACTGTGTGAATGTCATAAGCAAGTGCCGCTCACTCGGCGCCGTCTTTTAGACTCCGGACCGGTCGTGCACCAGGATGTAAGCCACGACCACCGACAGCTGAGACGGAGAACGAACGGCTCAGACATTACAGTACGATAGCTACGTTTGATCGACTACTCCGTATGAGATCAGCATTGGCCAATGGCACTTTTCGACAATGATAACCCTAGCGCTTGAATAGAGTTGAACGGGGCAAGTCTGGGGAACAAGCTTAAACTAAGCTTTGATGAGGATCCAGGCATCGAACTTCCCCGGATATCAACTTCCAAAGACCCTGTACAGCTTCTCAAAACAACTCGCTCGCCGAACATGACTGCTCGTATCTCCGcttctcaacgacaagctAGTCCTGCATCTTGAATATCATACCACTACGATGTGAAATCAAGATAAACTCTCCCTGTTTCTCCGTACAGCGTCTCATCCGcctttcttggcttctcacAAAGGCCCCATTCATGATAAACGATGCGGGGTATGGGGTATTCGCATAGGCGTTAATACCATGGATGCAGCAAAAGGTATACGAGAAAGGTAAGAGTTCGGGATATTTAGGGTTCTCTGATGGCTTCTGTGTTGcaatgagatgagacaagACTTGCCAAACTAGGAGATACCGGATACTGGCTTGCACGGGAGGCACAACTTCGGATACAAGTCGTACTTGCACGGATACAGTGCAGGTCTTGTTTGGAAAGCATTCCTCGCCCACAGAGACATCGTGCCTTTGAGCAAGGGGGCATCAGTTTGACACCCTCCTGGACAAACTTGGATTTCAGATTCACGGTCTACGcaatcaacctcaaccttggcgGCAAACACAATTTGGCTGAAATCTTTGTTCTAGCATAAACTATCGACCCTACCCCGTACGGGCCAAAACATGTCCTTATCCGTAAACCACGTCCAGTACCATCTCTCCCTCCTTGCCAAGACACAGAACCTCCCTTATCCGAGCAGGTTAATAAACGGCTCCGGCCACTTCCCCCACACAAGCGGCTGGTCACCCAACCGTCCGCTCACCGGCGAAAGCAGCTTGATCTTACGACGctcctcatccacatccgACACGTACAAGAAGCCCATAACACTTGCAGCACGGACCGTATCGGGCGACTCCTTAGGTGTTGCGTGCATAATGGCAAACGTCCAGTGCTGCATCGGCGTAGAGGGGTCTTCTCGGGTGACACCCTGGTTGGGGGAATGTTCTAGCATAGTGAGTCAGTAAAAACCGGATGTAGAATTCTTGGCGAGGGTTTATGTACCGTCGGAATTGTGATACACAATCACACTGTCGAAATCGACTTGCTGGATCAGGGGGCTGAGAGTGCGCTTGGAGTCGCCGAAGAAATACTCTTTGATAGCTGCTTCTCTTACGTGCTGTAGGAATGCCTCGTCTCGAACTACGACGCCGTCGGACTTGTCGATGGGAACAATGCTGATGGGTTCTCCAAGACTTGTTCGCTCGTTGCTGAATCGTTTAGATAGCTCGGAGGTGATACTTGTTGAACCAATCACAATAACAACATTGACTGTTCTCGTTAGCTTGTCTTCTTTACGCACTAGGAGCAAGACCTACCGGAAAACTCATCGACAATGTGTGCGACCAGCTCATACCCATCTTTGCTCTGTTCAGGAAGACCCATTCCATCAATGATGACACCTGAGCTCTTGacgtcctcatcctcgctcAAGCGTGTACTCACGCTTCCTGCAAGTTTACTCATGAGTTCGCGGTAAAAGTCGGGGTCTTCATCGGGCGAAGCTCGTCCGTAGTAAAATACCAGAGGCAGCTTCACGGGTACACTGCTTGGGCCGCTGGTAGGCGTGCTGCCCCAGCCGTCCACAGCCTCAATGTCCATGACAGTCGCAAGAACGCTTGCGCTCAGTGTTCCCGGCAAACTGAGCATTCCTTCTTTAGGGTTCGCGTTCACCACTAGAGGTTGGTAGCCTTGTCTCGTCGCATAACTCGTCAACGTCCTCGCAACCGTTGTCTTTCCCACATCTGCTGGTCCAACGATCAACACCCTCGgtccctctcttccctccatCGCCGCCTTTTGTCGCATATCATTAAGCTGTCCATGGAGATTCACATGCACGTTCGCCGTGTTATCAGTCGGATTCGCATATTCCGCCACGGAGTCAACATCGCATCGACCATCGACCTCAAGCTCGCATCCGTGCCATGTTAAAATCTTTGACTTGATGCCCGCGAAGGTATAAGCGTTCTTAGGGCCTAGTTCGACGCCGTCTTTCTCTGCTGTGCCGGAGAGGAGCTTGACGATTACGGGGGAGGAGACTTGGAAGCGCCATTCGCAGGCTGGTCGGAGGGTGATGACGCGGGTGCTCGAGGCGGTGGGCTGTGATAAATGTTAGAGAGTATGATGCGGTGATGGTGATAGATGTTTACCTGTGTGGGAATCTGGCCCAGGCCTGGAATTGACATTGTCGCTACATCGACTTTGACGGAAGAGAAATGTCGTCGCTATCGAAGGTGTCTGTGCGTGGGGCTCTTGGAAGCTTTCCAGAAGCTCGATGCAAGGACGAGATAAAGTTGGAGCAGCAAGCTTTAACttagggtgtcaaaataaacctAGCAAAATGTAACCTAAGCCTAGTAATTATATCCAAAGTTTATGTAAGtttacccaagtctttttgtcatccAGAATCAGcgtcctgagttttctttcctaGGCAAGTTATGTGAAATAAACACTCGTGTAGAAAAGCAATGTTGAGTGTGGATTAATTCTGTCGACTAACCTCGTAGAGCTATGTGCTACCTTTCAATCTACCCTGTAGCTATCATTTCAACTTTTTACCATTTGACCAACCTTCAGTTACCCTTCAGTATTCGtcctcctcaagaaccttttctttctgtccATCTCGGGTGGAGGGAGCAGCGCGATCATCGACTCTGGGCTCCTTGTAGTAGCGCATCATTTCCTGAGggagaaagatgaagaacgacGGGacaatcatctcaacagACTTGAGGAACCGCAGTCCCGCATCCAATTCGGTGATAGATGCAACCATCCTCAACCCCGGCATCATGTTTGCCAGAAGGGCATCGTCGAAGAAAAGAGTGAtggtctcctccttgacaggCCATTCACCAGCCCATGGATTCTCCCAGTCATCCTGAATGTAGCCCTGCTTGAAGACAGCTTTACCAACAGGGACGTGGTTCGCTACTTTGTCACCGATGACGAGAGAGTTGAATCGCTTGACGATATCCTCCTCAGGGCGGATGACttcaaccagctcaagagTGCAGGTGAACCCACAAGGGAAGCTGGGCTCCTTGAGAgaaagcttctcgaagagtTCAGGCTCGTTCATGAGAGCAAAAGCCGCGAAAAAGACAGCCTTGGGATCGAAATTCTTGGGTCGCTTGAAGGTCTGGAATGACCAATGCTCCGCGGTAGATCCGTGGTGGAACATCTCTGAGCAGGCGAGGTTGAAGT
This region includes:
- a CDS encoding potassium/sodium efflux P-type ATPase, fungal-type, which codes for MPMGDRVNLAYSGSSVTRGRATGIVIATGMETEVGQIAELLRKTKNDDTERTPVGRAVWKFYQFCRRILGLEGTPLQVTLSKFALLLFAFAIVLVIIVFSASLWKITDEVLLYGICVGVAVIPESLLAVLTVTMAVATKAMVRGNVIVRQMPSLEAVGGVTNICSDKTGTLTQGRMITRKVWLRGDLAGTVEGTANPYDPYSGTVKWSADLAGSCLNTFLKVLTLCNNATVSDGKKEPETDSSSIITSEDAEWKAIGEPTEIALKVFAMRFGRSVSGGDTLVAEHPFDSSCKLMSVVYGNEIEQTRHVYTKGAVEVLLTKLTETEEFKKEILAKAEELAGQGLRVLCIATKPMNGDAQDCHDRAKVESELQFVGLAGLYDPPRPETAGAVEQCRAAGVTVHMVTGDHIKTATAIAYEVGILNMNTPLKSNTVMAAADFGALSDAEIDCLDELPVVLARCSPLTKVRMIEALHRRKAFCIMTGDGVNDSPALKQADVGIAMGDRGSDVAKEAADMVLTDDNFASIVTGIQEGRRLADNIQKFLLHLLTSNLAQVILLLIGLAFKDVNGNAVFPLSPLEILWANLVTSSPLALGLGLEEASPDILRRPPRSLRSGVFTLDLVRDQLFYGLASGSLCLCAFMLVNYASSGQGYYLMAEGCNESGHDECDLVYRARATTFSTLAFLLLVTAWEVKHFHRSLFNMDERATGPFSVFKTIYHNKFLFWSVVAGFVMIFPIVYIPYLNTEVFKHKGLSWEWGVVAGCVVVYIALIEMWKACKRRLRLGLDSHPVTQGQAQV
- a CDS encoding potassium/sodium efflux P-type ATPase, fungal-type, translated to MGETESKSANGALHATSTSDSSTVATGQDDQPPIAEPPDLLAIEKPILPHTLSAHRVARDLKSDVDDGLSSEEAAARLARDGPNSIKGAKGISLYEIFIQQIANALTVVLIAVTALSFAISDYIEGGVVAAVIVLNIVVGLIQDYRAEQTIQSLYALSTPKCKVIRDGHSETVKAETLVKGDIVSLATGDVVPADLRLIQGINVSTDEALLTGESIAISKKPDVVFTDPDMPMGDRVNLAYSGSSVTRGRATGIVIATGMETEVGQIAELLRKTKNDDTERTPVGRAVWKFYQFCRRILGLEGTPLQVTLSKFALLLFAFAIVLVIIVFSASLWKITDEVLLYGICVGVAVIPESLLAVLTVTMAVATKAMVRGNVIVRQMPSLEAVGGVTNICSDKTGTLTQGRMITRKVWLRGDLAGTVEGTANPYDPYSGTVKWSADLAGSCLNTFLKVLTLCNNATVSDGKKEPETDSSSIITSEDAEWKAIGEPTEIALKVFAMRFGRSVSGGDTLVAEHPFDSSCKLMSVVYGNEIEQTRHVYTKGAVEVLLTKLTETEEFKKEILAKAEELAGQGLRVLCIATKPMNGDAQDCHDRAKVESELQFVGLAGLYDPPRPETAGAVEQCRAAGVTVHMVTGDHIKTATAIAYEVGILNMNTPLKSNTVMAAADFGALSDAEIDCLDELPVVLARCSPLTKVRMIEALHRRKAFCIMTGDGVNDSPALKQADVGIAMGDRGSDVAKEAADMVLTDDNFASIVTGIQEGRRLADNIQKFLLHLLTSNLAQVILLLIGLAFKDVNGNAVFPLSPLEILWANLVTSSPLALGLGLEEASPDILRRPPRSLRSGVFTLDLVRDQLFYGLASGSLCLCAFMLVNYASSGQGYYLMAEGCNESGHDECDLVYRARATTFSTLAFLLLVTAWEVKHFHRSLFNMDERATGPFSVFKTIYHNKFLFWSVVAGFVMIFPIVYIPYLNTEVFKHKGLSWEWGVVAGCVVVYIALIEMWKACKRRLRLGLDSHPVTQGQAQV